The following are encoded in a window of Ruminiclostridium herbifermentans genomic DNA:
- a CDS encoding UbiX family flavin prenyltransferase: MKLIVGITGATGVIYAIRLLEALRRINNVKAYLIMSEWAKKNLEIETVYTYDYIESLADEVFDNGNLGSKVSSGSFITDGMIIVPCSMKSLSSIANGYCESLISRAADVVLKEGKKLVLCPRETPLNAIHLENMLKLSRLGVRIVPPMPAFYNRPETLEDIINHHVMKILDQFGIETYISKRWNG, from the coding sequence ATGAAGCTAATAGTTGGAATAACTGGGGCAACAGGAGTTATATATGCAATAAGGCTTTTGGAGGCATTAAGGAGAATCAATAATGTGAAAGCATATCTTATAATGAGCGAATGGGCAAAAAAGAATCTTGAGATAGAAACTGTCTACACATATGATTATATTGAAAGTCTTGCTGATGAGGTGTTTGACAATGGTAATTTGGGTTCTAAAGTCTCAAGCGGGTCATTTATTACCGATGGAATGATTATTGTTCCTTGCAGTATGAAGTCATTAAGTTCAATAGCAAATGGTTACTGCGAAAGCCTCATTTCAAGAGCAGCTGATGTAGTTCTCAAGGAAGGAAAAAAACTGGTTTTATGCCCTAGAGAGACACCTCTAAATGCAATTCATCTTGAAAACATGTTGAAGCTTTCAAGATTGGGTGTAAGAATTGTACCGCCTATGCCAGCTTTCTATAATCGCCCTGAAACACTTGAAGATATCATCAACCATCATGTGATGAAAATCCTTGATCAGTTTGGCATAGAAACCTATATTTCAAAAAGATGGAATGGATAA
- a CDS encoding ketopantoate reductase family protein, with protein MSEIRKIINICIYGVGGVGGYFGGKLCQSMSASTHFIKDKDFRVYFVARGEHYKEIYSNGLTMHTEEQGEIIIKPYAVVNDASLIPPADIYIICTKSYDLCGAIESIKDKITNDTVILPLLNGIDIYERIRQVCDKGIVFPACVYIASYIDKPGVIKQTGPNGRIVFGRDPQNYSYIPYDLFKLFERAGIQFQWVDNPYPLIYEKYILICSFALVTAKFGVTMGRVIEDSYLLNILKNIMREIKSIADKKGINMSDNIIDDCIELVRKYPADTKTSYQRDIEQMKEHNEGELYANTIITLGESLNIDTPYTKLVANIE; from the coding sequence ATGAGCGAAATAAGAAAAATAATAAATATCTGCATATATGGTGTTGGCGGTGTTGGAGGATATTTTGGAGGTAAACTTTGTCAATCTATGTCAGCTAGTACACATTTTATAAAGGATAAGGATTTTAGAGTTTATTTTGTAGCAAGGGGAGAGCATTATAAAGAAATATATTCAAATGGGCTGACTATGCATACCGAGGAACAGGGAGAAATAATTATTAAACCATATGCAGTAGTGAATGATGCTTCATTGATTCCTCCTGCAGATATTTACATTATATGCACGAAAAGTTATGATTTATGCGGTGCTATAGAGTCTATAAAGGATAAGATTACAAATGATACAGTTATTTTACCTCTCTTAAATGGAATAGACATATATGAGAGAATTAGACAAGTATGTGATAAGGGAATAGTTTTTCCTGCCTGTGTGTATATAGCTTCATATATAGATAAGCCAGGAGTTATTAAGCAGACAGGCCCTAATGGAAGAATAGTGTTTGGACGTGATCCTCAAAATTATTCTTACATTCCCTATGATTTATTTAAATTATTCGAAAGGGCAGGAATACAATTCCAATGGGTTGATAATCCATACCCATTGATTTATGAAAAATACATACTTATATGCTCGTTTGCTTTAGTTACGGCTAAATTTGGAGTCACGATGGGAAGGGTTATTGAGGACAGCTATTTATTAAATATCCTTAAAAATATCATGAGAGAAATTAAAAGCATAGCTGATAAAAAAGGCATTAATATGTCCGATAACATAATAGATGATTGCATTGAGTTGGTAAGAAAATATCCGGCTGATACAAAAACATCATATCAAAGAGATATTGAACAAATGAAAGAGCATAATGAGGGAGAATTATACGCAAATACAATAATTACATTAGGAGAAAGCTTAAACATAGATACACCATATACCAAATTAGTCGCAAACATAGAATAG
- a CDS encoding NAD(P)H-dependent oxidoreductase — translation MKIVVILAHPKKGSFNHAIANMVVETLEGVGHEVIYHDLYEESFDPILRSAEIPKGACVDDVISNHCNEIANADGIIIVHPNWWGQPPALLKGWIDRVIRPGVTYEFEENDSGEGVPIGLLKAKAAIVFNTSNTYHEREMNVFGDPLETIWKNCIFGLCGVNNFYRKMYGVIVTSTIEERKSWLDDVKETVIRYFPKEG, via the coding sequence ATGAAAATTGTTGTAATTTTGGCTCATCCAAAAAAGGGAAGCTTTAATCATGCGATTGCGAATATGGTAGTTGAAACTCTTGAAGGTGTAGGACATGAGGTAATATATCATGACTTGTATGAAGAAAGTTTTGACCCGATTTTAAGAAGTGCGGAAATACCTAAAGGGGCTTGTGTTGATGATGTTATTAGCAATCACTGCAATGAGATAGCAAATGCCGATGGTATAATTATAGTACATCCGAACTGGTGGGGACAGCCTCCAGCATTATTAAAGGGCTGGATAGATAGGGTTATTAGACCTGGAGTGACTTATGAGTTTGAAGAAAATGACAGCGGTGAAGGTGTTCCTATCGGTTTGCTGAAGGCAAAAGCAGCCATTGTTTTTAATACATCAAATACTTATCATGAGAGAGAGATGAATGTATTTGGTGATCCGCTTGAAACAATATGGAAAAATTGCATTTTTGGGTTGTGCGGTGTTAATAATTTTTATAGAAAGATGTACGGGGTTATCGTAACTAGTACCATTGAAGAAAGAAAGTCTTGGCTTGATGATGTAAAGGAAACTGTTATCAGATATTTTCCAAAAGAGGGCTGA
- a CDS encoding chorismate mutase, producing the protein MKEEIEKVRAEIDKIDNVIVESLVKRIDCVLKIVEYKTSEEEVIGCDRVKIVLDKVRNKAVQAGGHEELIVEIYKNIIKVITDMQLEILRKRNN; encoded by the coding sequence ATGAAAGAAGAAATAGAAAAAGTAAGAGCGGAAATTGATAAGATAGATAATGTAATTGTAGAATCACTGGTAAAAAGAATAGATTGTGTATTAAAAATTGTAGAATATAAAACAAGTGAGGAAGAAGTAATTGGTTGTGACAGAGTAAAAATAGTACTGGATAAAGTTAGAAATAAGGCAGTACAAGCAGGCGGTCATGAGGAATTGATTGTAGAGATATATAAAAACATAATTAAAGTGATTACAGATATGCAACTTGAAATATTGAGAAAAAGGAATAACTAA
- a CDS encoding UbiD family decarboxylase — protein sequence MEKINDLRSAVKFLESQGESILEYTKPIDANCELAMHYVNHGAGVPASPNCIEGSPILYKNVKGYSIPVLMGLFGSRKRSNLLLSSQNNNSVIEVMLNALKNRIPPKSLDNPPCQENIVRDVDIMKLLPIPTLSKYDCGPFITLGVVYATDPETGQRNCSIHRFCIHSKDTMSIWIVPGRDLGVLYNKAIKKNASLPISINIGLDPAIYYAACFSNPTVATGDDELSIAGGIRGCPVNVSKCISVDALCISNAEIVLEGEITNELVNENLNDPLGFSLPEFLGYQGTAKSSIPLVKIKAITHRNDAVYQALLGPGKEQSELLSIPAEASVIKLLKENLYGDFINAHYSSAGGGLLFLILQIRKKSERDDALVKQAGLLALSAFHMLKHVIIVDEDVNIYSHEDVLWAMTTRFQADKDFTLIQNMPGFSADLTQSPQYSKSINAIGNTAKAVFDCTVPWNMKNEFKRTFYNY from the coding sequence ATGGAGAAAATAAATGACTTACGCTCAGCAGTAAAATTCCTCGAAAGTCAAGGAGAAAGTATTTTAGAGTATACCAAACCAATTGATGCAAATTGCGAATTGGCGATGCATTATGTAAATCATGGAGCGGGCGTACCAGCATCTCCTAATTGTATAGAGGGGTCTCCCATTCTTTATAAAAATGTAAAAGGTTATTCTATTCCTGTGTTAATGGGTTTATTTGGAAGCAGAAAAAGGAGCAACCTTTTGCTTAGCAGTCAAAATAATAATTCCGTGATAGAGGTTATGCTAAATGCACTTAAAAACAGAATTCCACCTAAGAGCCTTGATAATCCGCCATGTCAGGAAAATATAGTAAGAGACGTGGATATTATGAAGCTTCTTCCAATACCAACTTTGTCAAAGTACGATTGCGGACCCTTTATCACACTTGGTGTTGTATATGCCACTGATCCAGAAACAGGCCAAAGAAACTGTTCTATACATAGGTTTTGCATTCACAGTAAGGATACGATGAGTATATGGATTGTTCCAGGTCGTGATTTGGGAGTGCTATATAATAAAGCTATTAAGAAAAATGCAAGTCTTCCTATATCAATAAATATTGGATTGGATCCAGCAATTTATTATGCAGCTTGTTTTTCAAATCCAACAGTTGCTACTGGTGATGATGAACTTTCTATTGCAGGTGGCATTAGAGGATGTCCTGTAAATGTTTCAAAATGTATTTCAGTTGATGCATTATGTATAAGTAATGCGGAGATAGTTCTGGAAGGCGAGATTACAAATGAATTGGTAAATGAAAATCTAAATGATCCATTAGGATTTTCTCTTCCTGAATTTCTTGGTTATCAAGGTACTGCAAAAAGCTCTATACCTTTGGTAAAAATAAAAGCTATTACACATAGAAATGATGCAGTTTACCAAGCCTTACTTGGCCCTGGAAAGGAGCAGTCAGAACTTCTGAGTATTCCTGCTGAGGCATCTGTAATTAAGCTTTTGAAGGAAAATCTTTATGGAGATTTTATTAATGCCCATTATAGTTCAGCAGGAGGAGGACTTTTATTCTTAATTCTGCAAATAAGAAAGAAGTCTGAAAGGGATGATGCTTTAGTTAAGCAGGCAGGATTATTGGCTCTTTCTGCCTTCCATATGCTAAAGCACGTCATAATTGTTGACGAGGATGTTAATATTTATTCCCATGAGGATGTATTATGGGCTATGACCACGCGGTTTCAGGCAGACAAAGATTTCACATTGATTCAGAACATGCCTGGTTTCTCGGCAGATCTCACACAGTCTCCACAGTACTCGAAAAGCATTAATGCAATCGGAAATACAGCAAAGGCTGTATTTGACTGTACAGTACCATGGAACATGAAAAATGAATTTAAAAGAACATTCTATAATTATTAA
- a CDS encoding cupin domain-containing protein: MDNVGIDFNNIEWKKWDKPGAVGRVKMVFCNGKRVRILELPAGFNEEKWCEIGHQGYVLSGVFTIMFEDSSYECKPGMGFVIPDGVKHRSKGLDNDKTVVFVVDEIGVDNIYGENK; the protein is encoded by the coding sequence ATGGATAATGTAGGTATTGATTTTAACAACATTGAATGGAAAAAGTGGGACAAGCCTGGAGCAGTAGGAAGAGTAAAGATGGTGTTCTGCAATGGCAAAAGAGTAAGGATTCTTGAACTTCCAGCAGGATTTAACGAAGAAAAATGGTGTGAAATAGGACACCAAGGATATGTATTAAGCGGTGTATTTACAATAATGTTTGAAGACAGTAGCTATGAATGCAAACCAGGAATGGGTTTTGTAATCCCTGACGGTGTAAAACATCGTTCAAAAGGTCTAGACAATGATAAAACAGTTGTGTTTGTAGTCGATGAAATCGGAGTTGATAATATTTATGGAGAAAATAAATGA
- a CDS encoding chorismate-binding protein, which yields MILMIDNYDSFTFNIVQYIKVLNYDIYTVRNDAIDIDSIRKLKPECIIISPGPKAPKDAGICLDIIHEFKGQIPILGICLGHQCIGEAFGSDIVHARSLMHGKTSIINSLEKGIFKEFSRKQFIATRYHSLAIKRETLPDCLEITCETDDGEIMGVKHKDYDIEGLQFHPEAILTEGGYEMLKIFLDRCNCKAKINPDSAAIDNTMFSSDNDVFFSRINIQLKQEIETYEYDGDFYSGFLSLYNYSDRYHDCAFLDSAGGPITDCNFSAVAIDKQFTVKLKNGLLIIEGVNKRYIDHLSEALSIYFKRKNGCFDISGYRFSKIFNLIKSSFYLDILHDKKLIISVPLIGYFTYEYLHYLESVPKNNVDPLDFPDVELSFYSTIIYSEYKSKSFSIISNYDTIALPKEHIIKCFQNPYKHKPKVETNRGTENLESWIKQNISKEKYLEIVEKCKKYIVEGDIFQVQISMREEINAECELFDVYNQIRRLNPSPYMSFIQNDTYTFASNSPELQFSVVDGHAMIRPIAGTSKGKGQDADERAKVLEEFSKDKKENAEHIMLVDLARNDIGRMAVKGSVHVPDLLKVEEYSNFFHMTSTVKGKLQSDLNSMELFEATFPAGTLTGAPKIRAMEIISELEPEKRGPYGGAIGCFDFNGNIISSIIIRTAIKKDGRIYIQAAAGTVADSIPENEWNEVLNKLGALRQSITNVCKTNLYKSLSL from the coding sequence ATGATTTTGATGATAGATAACTATGATTCTTTTACATTTAATATTGTACAATATATAAAAGTACTGAATTATGATATTTATACTGTCCGTAATGATGCTATTGATATAGATTCTATTAGAAAATTAAAGCCTGAATGCATTATTATATCTCCTGGTCCTAAAGCACCAAAGGATGCCGGAATATGTCTTGATATTATACATGAGTTCAAGGGTCAGATTCCTATACTTGGAATATGTTTAGGGCATCAATGCATAGGAGAGGCTTTCGGAAGTGATATAGTTCATGCGAGAAGCTTAATGCATGGTAAGACCTCAATAATAAATTCCTTGGAAAAGGGTATTTTTAAGGAGTTTAGCAGGAAGCAATTTATTGCAACTAGATATCATTCTTTGGCAATAAAAAGAGAAACTTTACCAGACTGCTTGGAAATCACTTGTGAAACAGATGATGGAGAAATAATGGGAGTAAAGCATAAAGATTATGATATTGAGGGATTACAATTCCATCCTGAGGCTATATTAACTGAGGGCGGATATGAGATGCTAAAAATATTTTTGGATAGATGTAATTGTAAAGCCAAAATAAATCCAGATTCGGCTGCTATAGATAACACTATGTTTAGTTCAGATAACGATGTCTTTTTCAGCAGAATCAATATACAGCTAAAGCAAGAAATTGAGACATACGAATATGACGGGGATTTTTATTCGGGATTTTTAAGTCTTTACAACTATAGTGACAGATATCATGATTGTGCCTTCCTTGATTCGGCAGGTGGTCCAATAACTGATTGTAATTTTTCTGCAGTAGCGATTGATAAGCAGTTTACGGTTAAGCTAAAAAATGGATTGTTGATAATTGAGGGTGTAAATAAAAGGTATATAGATCACTTAAGCGAAGCGCTGTCTATATACTTTAAACGTAAGAATGGTTGTTTTGATATCAGTGGATACAGATTTTCTAAAATATTTAACCTAATTAAAAGTTCATTTTATCTTGACATTTTACATGATAAAAAATTAATTATATCTGTACCACTTATAGGCTATTTTACATATGAATATCTTCATTACCTTGAATCAGTTCCTAAAAATAATGTAGACCCGCTTGACTTTCCTGATGTTGAGTTAAGCTTCTATTCTACAATTATTTATTCAGAATACAAGAGCAAAAGCTTCTCAATAATATCTAATTACGATACTATTGCACTACCTAAAGAACATATAATTAAGTGCTTTCAGAATCCTTATAAACACAAACCTAAAGTGGAAACAAATCGAGGAACTGAAAACCTTGAGAGTTGGATAAAGCAGAATATTAGTAAAGAAAAATATTTAGAAATAGTTGAAAAATGTAAAAAATATATTGTTGAGGGAGATATATTTCAAGTTCAAATATCGATGAGAGAAGAAATTAATGCTGAATGTGAACTTTTTGATGTATACAATCAAATCAGACGATTGAATCCATCACCATATATGAGTTTTATTCAAAATGATACATATACTTTTGCTAGTAATAGCCCTGAACTCCAATTTTCGGTAGTAGATGGGCACGCTATGATTAGGCCTATTGCAGGTACATCCAAAGGAAAAGGGCAGGATGCTGATGAAAGAGCAAAAGTACTGGAGGAGTTTTCAAAAGATAAAAAGGAAAATGCAGAGCATATAATGCTTGTAGACCTAGCAAGAAATGATATCGGAAGAATGGCTGTAAAGGGATCTGTACATGTTCCTGATTTATTGAAAGTTGAAGAATATTCTAATTTTTTTCATATGACTAGTACAGTAAAGGGTAAGCTACAATCCGATTTAAATTCCATGGAACTTTTTGAAGCGACATTCCCAGCAGGAACGTTAACTGGAGCACCAAAAATCCGTGCGATGGAAATAATTTCAGAACTTGAGCCAGAAAAACGTGGACCATACGGTGGTGCTATTGGATGTTTTGATTTCAATGGAAACATAATAAGTTCAATTATAATAAGAACCGCTATAAAAAAAGATGGCAGAATATATATACAGGCAGCTGCTGGAACAGTTGCAGATTCTATACCTGAAAACGAATGGAATGAAGTATTAAACAAGCTTGGTGCATTGAGACAGTCTATTACTAATGTATGTAAGACTAATTTGTATAAAAGTTTATCATTATAA
- a CDS encoding flavodoxin family protein: protein MNILVLIGSSRKNGNSSNIFEYLKNHELSNKYTIEGVYISDYKIENCKSCYMCDKGTCVIDDDMPKIVDKMLKADAIIYLPVVYAFSTNSIMQKFLERCGFGFLRTKGRPLKDKLANVIAVGRRYAHLSVISQIFMNIYLNEMIILGSGFPLVVMCDGDFPGDAMLDEEGKNSINRCITRMVEYYYEKRQAVV, encoded by the coding sequence ATGAATATTCTGGTTTTAATTGGGTCATCAAGAAAAAATGGAAACTCTTCTAATATATTTGAATACTTGAAGAACCATGAATTAAGTAATAAATATACAATAGAAGGTGTATATATCAGTGACTATAAAATTGAAAATTGTAAATCATGTTATATGTGTGATAAGGGTACATGTGTTATTGATGATGATATGCCAAAGATTGTGGACAAAATGTTAAAAGCAGATGCAATTATTTACTTACCAGTTGTTTATGCTTTTTCAACAAATTCGATTATGCAGAAATTTCTTGAAAGATGTGGTTTTGGATTCTTAAGAACTAAAGGACGTCCTTTAAAAGATAAGCTCGCTAATGTCATTGCTGTTGGAAGAAGATACGCACATCTTAGTGTAATTTCACAAATTTTTATGAATATTTACCTAAATGAAATGATTATTCTTGGAAGTGGTTTTCCTCTTGTAGTAATGTGTGATGGAGACTTTCCTGGAGATGCAATGCTTGATGAGGAAGGGAAAAATTCTATCAACAGATGTATAACCAGAATGGTGGAATATTACTATGAGAAAAGGCAAGCAGTAGTTTAA
- a CDS encoding pyridoxamine 5'-phosphate oxidase family protein, with protein sequence MKLNLDTVLRILEKEKILYLATTNNRFPDNSAVCFAYDQNLHLYFGSYSDTLKCINIKNNPYVAICVGTLQIHGIVRMIQYGSEEYKNKREIYDKRFPKYKSVFEKSCNELYEIRPLVIWNYNTSLGEMNRDELVFDEEYYQSISPYKFHKYDERS encoded by the coding sequence ATGAAACTTAATTTAGATACTGTTCTTAGGATATTAGAAAAAGAAAAAATATTATATTTGGCAACAACAAATAATCGTTTTCCAGATAATTCAGCTGTTTGTTTTGCATATGATCAAAATCTCCATCTTTATTTTGGAAGTTATTCTGATACGTTAAAGTGTATTAACATTAAAAATAATCCTTATGTAGCAATATGTGTTGGGACTTTACAAATTCATGGTATTGTTAGAATGATTCAGTATGGAAGTGAAGAATATAAAAACAAAAGGGAAATTTATGATAAGCGTTTTCCTAAGTATAAATCAGTATTTGAAAAGAGTTGTAATGAATTATATGAAATAAGGCCTCTTGTAATTTGGAACTATAACACTTCTTTAGGGGAGATGAATAGGGATGAATTAGTATTTGATGAAGAGTATTATCAATCAATTTCGCCTTATAAATTTCATAAATATGATGAGAGGTCATAA
- a CDS encoding Fic family protein codes for MDFKRILEKQKLYEEGKDTLHEVTIESYNNAFEVEFTHNSTAIEGNTLTLMETKVVLEDGISIGGKTLREIYEVVNHQKAFRYVKQCINEGLPLSEKIVKDIHALVTENIIVGGIYRNEEVFISGASHTPPARNEMYIQIKNFFADLMYKKDLNPIELAAWTHAEFVRIHPFLDGNGRTARLIMNYQLMSYGFLPISIAKENRLDYYNALDKYAVQGILDDFVNMIAELEEAQLDKYISIIQEQNQSHQIQQM; via the coding sequence TTGGATTTTAAAAGAATATTAGAAAAACAAAAGTTGTATGAAGAGGGAAAAGATACACTTCATGAAGTCACAATTGAATCTTACAATAATGCGTTTGAAGTAGAATTTACTCATAACTCTACTGCAATAGAGGGAAATACCCTTACACTTATGGAAACTAAAGTGGTATTGGAAGATGGTATTTCCATTGGAGGAAAAACACTTAGAGAAATATACGAAGTTGTAAATCATCAAAAAGCCTTCCGTTATGTGAAGCAATGTATAAACGAAGGGCTACCTTTGAGCGAAAAAATAGTAAAAGACATTCATGCGCTTGTTACGGAGAATATCATAGTTGGTGGTATATATAGAAATGAAGAGGTTTTTATTAGTGGTGCCAGTCACACACCACCTGCAAGAAATGAAATGTACATTCAGATAAAGAATTTCTTTGCTGATTTAATGTATAAGAAAGATTTGAATCCAATTGAACTAGCAGCATGGACACATGCAGAGTTTGTTAGAATTCATCCGTTCCTAGATGGTAATGGTAGAACAGCAAGACTGATTATGAACTATCAATTGATGAGCTATGGTTTTTTGCCTATTTCTATAGCGAAAGAAAATCGATTGGATTATTATAATGCATTAGATAAATATGCAGTTCAAGGCATTCTAGATGATTTTGTAAATATGATTGCAGAATTGGAAGAAGCACAGCTTGATAAATATATCTCTATAATACAGGAACAAAATCAATCACATCAAATTCAACAAATGTGA
- a CDS encoding zinc ribbon domain-containing protein — protein sequence MDFVTNDNPFAGRVICGCCGSTFGRKVCNSIDERLKRTIWQCNSKYKVKGKIGCGNRHINEKVLYQVFVDAFNELVKNIDYYMTKWEKQIESEDILERVTAKRFINVFNETKPIENFDAGLYFKLVEKIMVYEDGISVELLDGSEIKCA from the coding sequence ATGGACTTTGTTACTAATGATAACCCGTTTGCAGGTAGAGTTATCTGTGGCTGCTGTGGAAGTACCTTTGGGAGAAAGGTTTGTAACTCAATAGATGAAAGATTAAAAAGAACTATTTGGCAGTGTAATAGCAAATACAAGGTTAAAGGAAAAATAGGGTGTGGGAACAGGCATATTAATGAAAAGGTTTTATATCAGGTATTTGTTGATGCGTTTAATGAGTTGGTCAAAAATATAGATTACTATATGACAAAGTGGGAAAAGCAAATTGAAAGCGAGGATATTTTGGAGAGAGTTACTGCCAAGAGGTTTATTAATGTTTTTAATGAGACAAAACCTATAGAAAATTTTGATGCTGGATTATACTTTAAATTAGTTGAGAAGATAATGGTTTATGAGGATGGAATTAGTGTGGAATTGTTGGATGGGTCAGAAATAAAGTGTGCATAG
- a CDS encoding arsenate reductase ArsC gives MSNKLKVAFICVHNSCRSQIAEALGKHFAGDIFESYSAGTETKPQINQDAVRLMKELYDIDMEKTQHSKLLDELPPVDIVITMGCNVECPYLPCKHREDWGLDDPTGKSDEEFKRVISTIESKIKELKAKLKS, from the coding sequence ATGAGTAATAAACTAAAGGTCGCATTTATATGTGTTCATAATTCATGTCGAAGCCAAATAGCCGAGGCACTTGGTAAGCACTTTGCAGGAGATATATTTGAAAGCTACTCTGCTGGCACAGAAACAAAACCTCAAATTAACCAGGATGCTGTGCGCCTAATGAAAGAGCTTTATGATATAGATATGGAGAAAACTCAACATTCAAAGTTGCTTGATGAACTACCTCCAGTAGATATTGTTATTACAATGGGGTGTAATGTGGAATGCCCTTACCTTCCATGTAAACACAGGGAAGATTGGGGGTTGGATGATCCTACAGGTAAGAGTGATGAGGAATTTAAAAGAGTAATATCAACAATAGAATCAAAAATAAAAGAGTTAAAAGCAAAACTAAAGTCATAA
- the arsB gene encoding ACR3 family arsenite efflux transporter, whose protein sequence is MSKERNSGIGFFEKYLTVWVILCMFAGVLIGKFLPGIPAFLGRFEYANVSIPMAILIWLMIYPMMLKVDFQSIRNVGKNPKGLFVTWITNWLIKPFTMFGIAWLFFFVIFKSLIPAELAQDYLAGAILLGAAPCTAMVFVWSYLTKGNAAYTVMQVATNDLIILIAFTPIVAFLLGVGGVTIPWDTLVLSVVLFVVIPLAGGIITRNYITKKRGLDYFEKSFIPKFGNITTIGLLLTLIIIFSFQGDVILNNPLHIVLIAIPLIIQTFLIFFIAYLASKVIKLPHEIAAPAGMIGASNFFELAVAVAIALFGTQSPAALATIVGVLTEVPVMLILVKIANNTRHWFPEKS, encoded by the coding sequence ATGAGTAAGGAACGTAATAGTGGAATTGGATTTTTTGAAAAGTACTTAACCGTATGGGTTATTTTATGTATGTTTGCAGGTGTATTGATTGGAAAGTTTTTACCCGGAATTCCAGCGTTTTTAGGACGTTTTGAATATGCAAATGTTTCAATACCTATGGCGATTTTAATCTGGCTTATGATATATCCAATGATGCTAAAAGTAGATTTTCAAAGTATTAGAAATGTAGGAAAAAATCCTAAGGGGCTTTTTGTTACATGGATAACTAACTGGTTGATAAAGCCTTTTACCATGTTCGGCATTGCATGGCTGTTTTTCTTTGTAATTTTTAAATCTCTAATTCCGGCAGAATTGGCACAAGACTATCTTGCGGGAGCAATACTTCTTGGAGCGGCACCGTGTACAGCGATGGTATTTGTATGGAGTTATTTGACTAAAGGCAATGCGGCTTATACCGTCATGCAAGTGGCAACAAATGATCTTATAATTCTCATAGCTTTCACGCCCATAGTTGCGTTTCTTCTAGGTGTGGGCGGTGTAACCATACCCTGGGACACTCTTGTTTTATCTGTAGTATTGTTTGTTGTTATCCCGCTGGCTGGTGGTATAATTACCCGTAATTACATCACAAAAAAGCGAGGACTCGATTACTTTGAAAAGAGTTTTATACCGAAGTTTGGGAATATCACTACCATAGGTCTATTGCTAACATTAATAATAATCTTTTCATTCCAGGGCGATGTAATTCTGAACAATCCACTTCATATTGTTTTAATTGCTATACCATTAATTATTCAGACTTTCCTAATCTTTTTCATTGCATATCTAGCAAGTAAGGTTATAAAACTACCTCATGAGATAGCAGCGCCTGCTGGTATGATTGGTGCCTCTAACTTTTTTGAACTGGCAGTTGCCGTTGCGATTGCATTGTTTGGAACACAAAGCCCAGCTGCACTTGCTACCATTGTAGGGGTTCTAACAGAAGTGCCTGTTATGTTGATATTAGTAAAGATAGCGAATAATACAAGGCACTGGTTTCCAGAAAAAAGCTAG